One genomic window of Pecten maximus chromosome 3, xPecMax1.1, whole genome shotgun sequence includes the following:
- the LOC117324419 gene encoding protein rolling stone-like, with product MGFARHHPCHVQNFQLDHSDGRHFVTLQGGHLYPYLAWTSFWSLYHLAWIIVEIYWASTDDQNDALFFIYLTNLGYILLVSFTWLDLAAVIYFILKIKKDGDQCCMPLLWKVNWILYNMAMTIAIIVVVVYWILLASSFGPGSINKHLINGVIALLYVSFTAKPSRILHFYQPLIFGFVYTVFSVIYFAAGGGNVYEVLDWSKPGSALALTLPLVFIAVPLVHLGICGIYYARLEIWRRCSHSADVNPTGESETNPRMDSENGIGSTGGNSNQISTISNETKKSGVI from the exons ATGGGATTCGCCAGACATCATCCGTGTCATGTCCAAAACTTCCAACTCGACCACTCGGATGGAAGGCACTTTGTCACACTCCAG GGAGGACATTTGTATCCTTACCTGGCATGGACGTCATTCTGGTCACTTTATCACCTGGCCTGGATCATAGTGGAGATTTACTGGGCTAGCACAGACGATCAAAACGACGCCCTCTTCTTCATATATCTCACCAACCTTGGCTACATCCTATTGGTCAGTTTCACGTGGCTTGACCTGGCTGCTGTTATATACTTTATCCTTAAAATAAAGAAAGATGGCGACCAATGCT GCATGCCACTGCTCTGGAAGGTCAACTGGATACTCTACAACATGGCGATGACGATAGCGATCATTGTAGTGGTGGTCTACTGGATCTTATTAGCTTCCT CTTTCGGTCCCGGCAGCATCAACAAACATCTTATAAATGGTGTCATAGCATTGTTGTACGTGTCCTTCACCGCCAAGCCGTCCCGCATCCTTCACTTTTACCAACCTTTAATATTCGGTTTTGTGTACACTGTTTTCTCTGTCATATACTTCGCTGCGGGAGGTGGTAATGTTTACGAAGTGTTGGACTGGAGTAAACCAGGATCAGCTCTCGCCCTTACTCTTCCTTTGGTCTTCATAGCTGTGCCCCTCGTCCATCTTGGCATATGTGGCATCTATTATGCACGTTTGGAAATATGGCGGAGATGCAGTCATTCAGCGGACGTAAATCCCACTGGAGAATCCGAAACCAACCCCCGAATGGACAGTGAAAATGGAATAGGGAGTACAGGTGGGAATAGTAACCAGATATCTACGATATCCAACGAGACCAAGAAATCCGGtgtcatataa